The Cupriavidus nantongensis genome has a segment encoding these proteins:
- a CDS encoding adenylate/guanylate cyclase domain-containing protein has product MRCSQCGFGNLAGANFCEACGARLARVCPQCGAEATAAARFCRVCGVGLPDAPATTAAAPAAPRQHSPAPVHYTPPHLAGRILAEQAAMEARGETAGERKTITALFADMAGSTALTQDLDPEDARRLIDPVVTLMMEAVHHYEGYVAKFLGDGILALFGAPIAHEDHALRALYAALRMQDAMHRHSDRVRLEQGIPLQVRIGIHTGEVVVRSIRKDDLHTDYDPVGHTIHIASRMEGIATPASILVSESTHKLTEGYFEFKALGTTSVKGVREPLAVYEVIGPGPLRTRLQVAAHRGLARFVGRQDELAHLNAALEQAKAGHGRIVAVVGEAGVGKSRLFHEFKVRSQQGCLALETFSVSHGKAFAYLPLIEMLRNYFQITAHDGDRACREKLTGRLLTLDRSLEEHLPYLLYLLGVVEPDSQLPTMDPALRRQRTFDAIARLLVRESQNQPLEVIFEDLQWLDGETEAFLNMLVGHVPGAPIVLLVNYRPEYSHRWDAGAHYSQLRLQPLGQAEAQELLTALLGDDPSLAPLKRLILDKTEGNPFFMEEVVQTLAEEGALLGQPGSYRIEKAPALLHIPTTVQGVLAARIDRLPLAQKELLQTLAVIGKEFPLGLVLRVTGLPEERLHPLLRDLQGADFIYERPAFPEVEYAFKHALTQEVAGSSLLTERRSALHESSAQAIEAMFHGRLKDYCSELAHHYSHSGNVPKAVEYLHCAGQQALQRSAQEEAIRHLSEAIALLKRQPDSDERARLELTLLLTLGPALIAARGQASPEVEANYRRAMSLCEQGRQTPYVFSAQLGMWAFYQLRAQYQVSLPLARRLLALATESQKPKQLAEGHRALGATLFRLGLLDEARAHMEAVLAVPHPEHAAYDFLTGYGRDPMVHATSTLSWILWYQGFADQALARSREALALARARPDAYNLALCLVFAAEQYRWRRNPAQTREYAEAAIAISCEQGFPIYLAWGTVLQGWAMSEQGSHDEGIALMRRGLTAYEATGGELGMPNLLAMLAEACGKAGQPAAALDVLTRAQAMIEDTGERLDEAAVYRLRGDLLLQLAAPDAGAAASHEAEACFQRALAVAHGQGARPLELQAALSLARLWQRQRKGDAAREALARVHGSFSEGTDGADWQEARALLAELADDVARDPGPARA; this is encoded by the coding sequence ATGCGCTGCAGCCAATGCGGCTTCGGCAATCTTGCTGGCGCCAACTTCTGTGAGGCGTGCGGAGCGCGGCTTGCCCGCGTGTGCCCGCAATGCGGCGCCGAGGCCACCGCGGCGGCGCGGTTCTGCCGCGTCTGCGGCGTCGGCCTGCCCGACGCGCCCGCCACCACTGCGGCCGCGCCCGCCGCGCCGCGCCAGCACAGTCCGGCGCCGGTCCACTACACCCCGCCACACCTGGCCGGGCGCATCCTGGCCGAGCAGGCGGCGATGGAAGCCCGCGGCGAGACCGCCGGCGAGCGCAAGACCATTACCGCGCTGTTTGCCGACATGGCCGGCTCCACTGCGCTGACCCAGGACCTGGACCCGGAGGACGCGCGCCGGCTGATCGATCCGGTGGTGACGCTGATGATGGAGGCGGTCCACCATTACGAGGGCTACGTCGCCAAGTTCCTCGGCGACGGCATCCTGGCGCTGTTCGGCGCGCCCATCGCCCACGAGGACCACGCGCTGCGCGCGCTGTACGCGGCGCTGCGCATGCAGGATGCGATGCACCGGCACAGCGACCGCGTGCGCCTGGAGCAGGGCATTCCGCTGCAGGTCCGCATCGGCATCCATACCGGCGAGGTGGTGGTGCGCTCGATCCGCAAGGACGACCTGCACACCGACTACGATCCCGTCGGGCACACCATCCATATCGCCTCGCGCATGGAAGGCATCGCCACGCCCGCGTCGATCCTGGTGAGCGAGTCGACCCACAAGCTGACCGAAGGCTATTTCGAATTCAAGGCACTGGGCACAACCAGCGTCAAGGGCGTGCGCGAACCGCTGGCGGTGTATGAGGTGATCGGGCCGGGCCCGCTGCGCACGCGGCTGCAGGTGGCCGCGCACCGCGGCCTGGCGCGCTTTGTCGGGCGCCAGGACGAGCTGGCGCACCTGAACGCGGCGCTGGAGCAGGCCAAGGCCGGCCACGGCCGCATCGTCGCGGTGGTCGGCGAGGCCGGGGTCGGCAAGTCGCGGCTGTTCCATGAATTCAAGGTCAGGTCGCAGCAAGGCTGCCTGGCGCTGGAGACGTTCTCGGTCTCGCACGGCAAGGCCTTTGCCTACCTGCCGCTGATCGAGATGCTGAGGAACTACTTCCAGATCACGGCGCACGACGGCGACCGTGCCTGCCGCGAAAAGCTGACCGGCAGGCTGCTGACGCTGGACCGCTCGCTGGAGGAACACCTGCCCTACCTGCTCTACCTGCTCGGCGTGGTCGAGCCCGACTCGCAACTGCCGACCATGGACCCGGCCCTGCGGCGCCAGCGCACCTTCGACGCGATTGCGCGGCTGCTGGTCCGCGAAAGCCAGAACCAGCCGCTGGAAGTCATCTTCGAAGACCTGCAATGGCTGGATGGCGAGACCGAGGCCTTCCTCAACATGCTGGTCGGCCACGTGCCCGGCGCGCCCATCGTGCTGCTGGTGAACTACCGGCCCGAGTACAGCCACCGCTGGGACGCGGGCGCGCATTACTCGCAGCTGCGGCTGCAGCCGCTGGGACAGGCCGAGGCGCAGGAACTGCTGACCGCGCTGCTGGGCGACGACCCCAGCCTGGCGCCGCTGAAGCGGCTGATCCTCGACAAGACCGAAGGCAATCCCTTCTTCATGGAGGAAGTGGTCCAGACCCTGGCCGAGGAAGGCGCGCTGCTGGGCCAGCCGGGCAGCTACCGCATCGAGAAGGCGCCGGCGCTGCTGCACATCCCGACCACCGTGCAGGGCGTGCTGGCCGCGCGTATCGACCGGCTGCCGCTGGCGCAGAAGGAGCTGCTGCAGACCCTGGCGGTAATCGGCAAGGAGTTTCCGCTGGGCCTGGTGCTGCGCGTCACCGGCCTGCCCGAAGAGCGCCTGCATCCGCTGCTGCGCGACCTGCAGGGCGCCGACTTTATCTACGAACGCCCCGCCTTCCCCGAGGTGGAGTACGCCTTCAAGCACGCGCTGACGCAGGAAGTGGCCGGCAGCTCCTTGCTCACCGAGCGCCGCAGCGCCCTGCATGAAAGCTCCGCACAGGCGATCGAGGCGATGTTCCACGGCCGGCTCAAGGACTACTGCAGCGAACTGGCCCACCACTACAGCCACAGCGGCAATGTGCCGAAGGCGGTCGAGTACCTGCACTGCGCCGGACAGCAAGCTTTGCAGCGCTCCGCGCAGGAAGAAGCGATCCGGCACCTGAGCGAAGCCATTGCCCTGCTCAAGCGCCAGCCCGACAGCGACGAGCGCGCGCGCTTGGAGCTGACCCTGCTGCTGACGCTGGGGCCCGCGCTGATCGCCGCGCGGGGCCAGGCCTCGCCCGAAGTCGAAGCCAATTACCGGCGCGCGATGTCGCTGTGCGAGCAAGGGCGGCAGACACCCTATGTGTTCTCGGCGCAGCTGGGCATGTGGGCGTTCTACCAGCTGCGTGCGCAATACCAGGTGTCGCTGCCGCTGGCGCGGCGCCTGCTGGCGCTGGCTACCGAGTCGCAGAAGCCCAAGCAGCTGGCCGAAGGCCACCGCGCGCTGGGCGCGACGCTGTTCCGCCTGGGCCTGCTCGACGAGGCGCGCGCGCATATGGAAGCCGTGCTGGCCGTGCCGCATCCCGAGCACGCTGCCTATGACTTCCTGACCGGCTACGGCCGCGACCCGATGGTCCACGCCACCAGCACGCTGTCCTGGATCCTGTGGTACCAGGGCTTTGCCGACCAGGCCCTGGCGCGCAGCCGCGAGGCGCTGGCGCTGGCGCGCGCGCGCCCGGATGCCTACAACCTGGCGCTGTGCCTGGTGTTCGCGGCGGAACAGTACCGCTGGCGCCGCAATCCCGCCCAGACCAGGGAGTATGCCGAAGCCGCCATCGCCATTTCCTGCGAACAGGGCTTCCCGATCTACCTGGCCTGGGGCACCGTGCTGCAGGGCTGGGCGATGTCCGAGCAGGGCAGCCACGACGAAGGCATTGCGCTGATGCGGCGCGGCCTGACGGCCTACGAGGCCACCGGCGGCGAACTCGGCATGCCGAACCTGCTGGCGATGCTGGCCGAGGCCTGCGGCAAGGCCGGCCAACCCGCCGCCGCGCTGGACGTGCTGACGCGCGCGCAGGCCATGATCGAAGACACCGGCGAGCGACTCGATGAAGCCGCGGTCTATCGGCTGCGCGGCGACTTGCTGCTGCAGCTGGCCGCGCCCGACGCCGGCGCCGCCGCCAGCCATGAAGCCGAGGCCTGCTTCCAGCGCGCGCTCGCGGTCGCGCACGGCCAGGGCGCCCGGCCGCTGGAACTGCAGGCCGCGCTCAGCCTGGCGCGGCTGTGGCAGCGCCAGCGCAAGGGCGACGCCGCACGTGAAGCGCTGGCGCGCGTCCACGGCAGCTTCAGCGAGGGCACCGATGGCGCCGACTGGCAAGAGGCGCGGGCCCTGCTTGCCGAGCTTGCCGACGACGTGGCCCGCGACCCGGGCCCGGCGCGCGCATGA
- a CDS encoding Bug family tripartite tricarboxylate transporter substrate binding protein: MQPNPRRRLMLCAAMLSAMPALAWADTYPSKPIRMVVPFAPGGATDVVARLISQKLGEALKQSVVVENRPGANGIIGTDVAARAAPDGYTLLLNTAGAQTLSPVLYKAGYEPLKSFAPISQISNIGFVMVVHPSVPAKTVQEFVALAKAKSRPLSLSAGSSMIELIGATFKRAAGTPDVVSVSYRGTGPQMQAVVAGEVDMTIDPFNGMAMIKAGKLRPLAVFASKRSPALPDVPTMQEAGFDGMAFNSWAGLLAPAGTPKEIVTRLNQEMNRILAQPEIKQRLAAIDYEVVGGTPEQFAATIAEDAARWAKIVKETNYKAGS; this comes from the coding sequence ATGCAACCGAACCCGCGCCGCCGCCTGATGCTGTGCGCCGCCATGCTAAGCGCAATGCCCGCGCTGGCCTGGGCCGACACCTATCCCAGCAAGCCGATCCGCATGGTGGTGCCGTTCGCCCCCGGCGGCGCCACCGACGTGGTGGCGCGGCTGATTTCGCAGAAGCTGGGCGAGGCGCTGAAGCAGTCGGTGGTGGTCGAAAACCGTCCAGGCGCCAACGGCATCATCGGCACTGACGTGGCGGCACGCGCGGCGCCCGATGGCTATACGCTGCTGCTCAATACCGCCGGCGCGCAGACCCTCAGCCCGGTGCTGTACAAGGCCGGCTATGAGCCGCTGAAAAGCTTCGCGCCGATCTCGCAGATCAGCAATATCGGCTTCGTGATGGTGGTGCACCCGTCTGTGCCGGCCAAGACCGTGCAGGAGTTCGTCGCGCTGGCCAAGGCGAAGTCGCGGCCGCTGAGCCTGTCGGCCGGCAGCAGCATGATCGAGCTGATCGGCGCCACCTTCAAGCGCGCCGCGGGCACGCCCGACGTGGTCAGCGTGTCGTACCGCGGCACCGGCCCGCAGATGCAGGCGGTGGTCGCGGGCGAGGTCGACATGACCATCGACCCCTTCAACGGCATGGCGATGATCAAGGCCGGCAAGCTGCGCCCGCTGGCGGTGTTCGCGTCCAAACGCTCGCCCGCGCTGCCCGATGTCCCGACCATGCAGGAGGCCGGTTTCGACGGCATGGCGTTCAACTCGTGGGCCGGCCTGCTGGCCCCGGCCGGCACGCCCAAGGAGATCGTCACGCGGCTGAACCAGGAGATGAACCGCATCCTGGCGCAGCCGGAGATCAAGCAACGGCTGGCCGCGATTGACTACGAGGTGGTGGGCGGCACCCCGGAACAGTTCGCCGCCACCATTGCCGAGGATGCGGCCAGGTGGGCAAAGATCGTCAAGGAGACGAACTACAAGGCGGGGTCCTGA
- a CDS encoding patatin-like phospholipase family protein: protein MPPEPVQAKPVALALQGGGMHGAFTWGVLDRLLEDGRLAVEGVSATSAGAMNGTVLAYGLMQGGSDGARQALHDFWQAIAHSAQRFNPLRWLPWFKGSHTLGLNHSPLYAMADITLRLLSPYQFNPGNANPLRDVLLGQVDFAALRAHCPIRLYLCATNIETSRIRIFAQEELSVDAVLASACVPTLFQAVSIDGQHYWDGGYVGNPAIFPLIYHCETHDVVIVHINPIVRRGVPTTAAEILNRVNEVSFNSSLMREMRAIGFVTTLIQQGKIDRNEMKEMWIHSIRSDETMASLGVSTKYNADWNFLCALRDQGRQAATLWLERNYDCVGQRSSVDITGEFL from the coding sequence ATGCCGCCCGAGCCTGTCCAAGCCAAGCCCGTGGCGCTGGCCTTGCAAGGCGGCGGCATGCACGGCGCGTTTACCTGGGGCGTGCTGGACCGCCTGCTGGAAGATGGCCGGCTGGCGGTCGAGGGCGTCAGCGCCACCAGCGCCGGCGCGATGAACGGCACGGTGCTGGCCTATGGCCTGATGCAGGGCGGCAGCGACGGCGCGCGCCAGGCGCTGCACGACTTCTGGCAGGCCATCGCGCATTCGGCGCAGCGCTTCAACCCGTTGCGCTGGCTGCCGTGGTTCAAGGGCAGCCATACGCTGGGGTTGAACCATTCCCCGCTGTACGCCATGGCCGACATCACGCTGCGGCTGCTGTCGCCGTACCAGTTCAACCCCGGCAATGCCAATCCGCTGCGCGACGTGCTGCTCGGCCAGGTGGATTTCGCGGCGCTGCGCGCGCATTGCCCGATCCGGCTGTACCTGTGCGCGACCAATATCGAGACCAGCCGCATTCGCATCTTCGCGCAGGAAGAGCTGAGCGTCGACGCGGTGCTGGCCTCGGCCTGCGTGCCGACGCTGTTCCAGGCGGTCAGCATCGACGGCCAGCATTACTGGGACGGCGGCTATGTCGGCAACCCGGCGATCTTTCCGCTGATCTATCACTGCGAGACCCACGATGTCGTGATCGTCCACATCAACCCGATCGTGCGCCGGGGCGTGCCGACCACGGCGGCGGAGATCCTGAACCGGGTCAACGAGGTCAGCTTCAACTCGTCATTGATGCGCGAGATGCGCGCGATTGGCTTCGTCACCACGCTGATCCAGCAGGGCAAGATCGACCGCAACGAGATGAAGGAAATGTGGATCCATTCGATCCGCTCGGACGAGACCATGGCGTCGCTCGGAGTCTCGACCAAGTACAACGCCGACTGGAACTTCCTGTGCGCGCTGCGCGACCAGGGCCGGCAGGCCGCCACGCTCTGGCTGGAGCGCAACTATGACTGCGTAGGCCAGCGCTCCAGCGTCGATATCACCGGCGAATTCCTGTAG
- a CDS encoding alkene reductase — protein MSNDPLFQPLQLGGLTLPNRIVMPPMTRSRASQPGDEANDLMAAYYAQRAGAGLIVSEGTYIAPLGKGYAWTPGIHTPAQVAGWRKVTCAVHAAGGRIFAQLWHVGRLSHTSLLGGQQPVSSSPLQAQGVNVFIAGEDGSTPGFVQASVPRALTVDEIGEVVDQYRAAARNAIAAGFDGVELHGANGYLVNQFIDSRANTRTDQYGGALENRLRFLGEVARALIEGTGDASRVGIRLAPLTTLNGCVDDDPETTYLGAAKLLGELGVGYLHIAEADWDDAPLMPVAFKQRLRDAFPGVLIYAGKYTAERAREAVAAGWADLIAFGRPFVANPDLPERLRIGAPLALHQRDTLFGGGAQGLTDYPTLAQAAA, from the coding sequence ATGAGCAATGATCCACTGTTCCAACCGCTGCAACTGGGTGGCCTGACGCTGCCGAACCGCATCGTCATGCCGCCGATGACACGCTCGCGCGCCAGCCAGCCCGGCGACGAGGCCAATGACCTGATGGCCGCCTACTACGCGCAGCGCGCCGGCGCCGGCCTGATCGTCAGCGAGGGCACCTATATCGCCCCGCTCGGCAAGGGCTACGCCTGGACGCCGGGCATCCATACGCCGGCGCAGGTGGCCGGATGGCGCAAGGTGACCTGCGCGGTCCACGCCGCCGGCGGCCGCATCTTCGCGCAGCTCTGGCACGTCGGCCGGCTCAGCCACACCAGCCTGCTGGGCGGCCAGCAACCGGTATCGTCGTCGCCGCTGCAGGCGCAGGGCGTCAACGTCTTCATCGCGGGCGAGGACGGCAGCACGCCGGGCTTCGTCCAGGCCTCCGTGCCGCGCGCCCTGACGGTGGATGAAATCGGCGAGGTCGTCGACCAGTACCGCGCCGCGGCCCGCAACGCGATCGCGGCGGGCTTCGACGGGGTCGAGCTGCACGGCGCCAACGGCTACCTGGTGAACCAGTTCATCGACTCGCGCGCCAACACGCGCACGGACCAGTACGGCGGCGCGCTGGAGAACCGGTTGCGCTTCCTCGGCGAAGTGGCGCGGGCCCTGATCGAAGGTACCGGCGATGCGTCGCGCGTCGGCATCCGGCTGGCGCCGCTGACCACGCTCAACGGCTGCGTCGATGACGATCCCGAGACGACGTATCTTGGCGCTGCGAAGCTGCTGGGCGAACTGGGCGTCGGCTACCTCCATATCGCGGAAGCGGACTGGGACGACGCGCCGCTGATGCCGGTCGCATTCAAGCAACGGCTGCGCGACGCGTTCCCGGGGGTGCTGATCTATGCCGGCAAGTACACCGCCGAGCGTGCACGCGAGGCCGTCGCGGCCGGCTGGGCCGACCTGATCGCGTTCGGCCGTCCGTTCGTCGCCAATCCGGACCTGCCCGAGCGCCTGCGCATCGGCGCGCCGCTGGCGCTGCACCAGCGCGATACGCTGTTCGGCGGCGGCGCGCAGGGGCTGACCGATTACCCGACGCTGGCGCAAGCCGCGGCCTGA
- a CDS encoding LysR family transcriptional regulator, whose translation MKITLDELLAFATVVDSGSITAAAQQLDLTVSATSRTLARLEEKLKTTLLRRTTRRLELTEEGQAFLHDARAIIDSVESAEEQMLARREKPSGRLRVDAASPFMLHVIVPLVRGYRERFPQVELELNSNEGIIDLLERRTDVAIRIGRLKDSTLHSRLIGNSRVRMLASPAYLDAHGHPRKAQDLGKHALLGFNQPESLNVWPILGADGEPYRIEPAVWSSSGETLRQLALEGAGIVCLSDFMTAHDREAGRLVPVLARQTQDVRQPIHAVYYRNTAISARIASFVDYLVEAIGGKGGARQAAAWAQP comes from the coding sequence ATGAAAATCACGCTCGACGAACTGCTGGCCTTTGCGACCGTGGTCGACAGCGGCTCGATCACGGCCGCCGCGCAGCAGCTCGACCTTACCGTCTCGGCCACCAGCCGCACCCTCGCCCGCCTCGAGGAAAAGCTCAAGACCACGCTGCTGCGCCGGACCACGCGCCGTCTCGAGCTGACCGAGGAAGGCCAGGCCTTCCTGCACGACGCGCGCGCCATCATCGACTCGGTCGAAAGCGCGGAAGAACAGATGCTGGCGCGGCGCGAGAAGCCATCCGGGCGCCTGCGCGTCGACGCCGCGTCGCCGTTCATGCTGCATGTGATCGTGCCGCTGGTGCGCGGCTACCGCGAGCGCTTTCCGCAGGTGGAACTGGAGTTGAACAGCAACGAGGGCATCATCGACCTGCTCGAGCGGCGCACCGACGTGGCCATCCGCATCGGCCGCCTGAAGGATTCGACGCTGCATAGCCGGCTGATCGGCAACAGCCGGGTGCGCATGCTGGCCAGCCCGGCCTATCTCGACGCGCACGGCCACCCGCGCAAGGCGCAGGATCTCGGCAAGCACGCGCTGCTGGGCTTCAACCAGCCTGAATCGCTGAACGTGTGGCCGATCCTGGGTGCGGACGGAGAGCCCTATCGGATCGAGCCGGCGGTGTGGTCGTCGAGCGGCGAGACGCTCAGGCAGCTGGCACTGGAAGGCGCAGGCATCGTTTGCCTGTCGGACTTCATGACCGCGCACGACCGTGAAGCGGGCCGGCTGGTGCCGGTGCTGGCGCGACAGACCCAGGACGTGCGCCAGCCGATCCATGCGGTCTACTACCGCAATACCGCGATCTCGGCGCGGATCGCGTCGTTCGTCGACTACCTGGTCGAGGCGATCGGCGGCAAGGGCGGCGCGCGCCAGGCGGCGGCGTGGGCGCAGCCGTGA
- the blaOXA gene encoding OXA-1206 family class D beta-lactamase, whose amino-acid sequence MNNRLARLLTPLAFGLGLLAAHLPALAAPKEAPLDAAALFRQADTTGTMVIYDLRRDRMLTYNPSRAATPYSPASTFKIMNSLIGLETGAVADVDHDKLPWDGKVWLVGGKAVLPDACNADVPLRVALPNSCVPAYQALARRVGSAAYQRYLTASHYGNADSSGPVDRFWLNGKLQITAYQQIDFLKGLVQRTLPFSPATFKAVDDITVLERTADYTLHGKTGWADSARPAVGWLVGWVERGNDDYLFALNLDLLRPEHAGARMEIARAVLRKVGVLPE is encoded by the coding sequence ATGAACAATCGTCTTGCCCGTCTGCTGACGCCGCTGGCCTTCGGCCTCGGCCTGCTTGCCGCCCACCTGCCCGCGCTGGCCGCGCCCAAGGAAGCGCCGCTCGACGCCGCGGCGCTGTTCCGCCAGGCCGATACCACCGGCACCATGGTGATCTACGACCTGCGCCGCGACCGCATGCTGACCTACAACCCGTCTCGCGCCGCCACGCCGTATTCGCCGGCATCGACCTTCAAGATCATGAACTCCCTGATCGGCCTCGAGACCGGCGCGGTGGCCGACGTCGACCACGACAAGCTGCCCTGGGACGGCAAGGTCTGGCTGGTCGGCGGCAAGGCCGTGCTGCCCGACGCCTGCAACGCCGACGTGCCGCTGCGCGTGGCCCTGCCCAATTCGTGCGTGCCTGCCTACCAGGCGCTGGCGCGCCGGGTCGGCAGCGCGGCCTACCAGCGTTACCTGACCGCATCGCACTATGGCAATGCCGACAGCTCCGGGCCGGTGGATCGCTTCTGGCTGAACGGCAAGCTGCAGATCACCGCCTACCAGCAGATCGATTTCCTCAAGGGCCTGGTGCAGCGCACCCTGCCGTTCTCGCCCGCCACCTTCAAGGCCGTCGACGACATCACCGTGCTCGAGCGCACTGCCGATTACACCCTGCACGGCAAGACCGGCTGGGCCGACTCGGCCAGGCCGGCGGTGGGCTGGCTGGTGGGCTGGGTCGAGCGCGGCAATGACGACTACCTGTTCGCGCTGAATCTGGACCTACTGCGGCCGGAGCATGCCGGGGCGCGGATGGAGATTGCGCGGGCGGTATTGCGCAAGGTGGGGGTGTTGCCGGAGTGA
- the dkgB gene encoding 2,5-didehydrogluconate reductase DkgB: MSKIPAFGLGTFRLQGQVVIDSVCNGLELGYRAIDTAQIYGNEAEIGEAIAASGVPRDELFLTTKIWVDNYAPDKLVPSLEESLRKLRTDYVDLTLIHWPAPGNGVPLETFMTALAQAQEKGLTRQIGVSNFNIALTRQAIAAVGKDAIATNQIELSPYLQNRELVAFLQREGIHVTSYMTLAYGKVLGDPVIGAIAQRHQATPAQVVLAWALQLGYSVIPSSTKRENLASNLLAQTLRLSADDMAQIAALERNGREVSPDGLAPQWD; this comes from the coding sequence ATGAGCAAGATTCCCGCCTTCGGCCTCGGCACCTTCCGCCTGCAAGGCCAGGTCGTCATCGACTCGGTCTGCAACGGCCTCGAGCTGGGCTACCGCGCCATCGATACCGCGCAGATCTACGGCAACGAAGCCGAGATCGGCGAGGCCATCGCGGCTTCCGGCGTGCCCCGCGACGAGCTGTTCCTGACCACCAAGATCTGGGTCGACAACTACGCCCCGGACAAGCTCGTGCCGAGCCTCGAAGAGAGCCTGCGCAAGCTGCGCACCGACTACGTCGACCTGACCCTGATCCACTGGCCGGCGCCGGGCAATGGCGTGCCGCTGGAGACCTTCATGACCGCGCTGGCGCAGGCGCAGGAAAAAGGCCTGACGCGGCAGATCGGTGTCTCCAATTTCAATATCGCGCTGACGCGCCAGGCCATCGCCGCGGTCGGCAAGGACGCGATCGCGACCAACCAGATCGAGCTGAGTCCTTACCTGCAGAACCGCGAGCTGGTGGCGTTCCTGCAGCGCGAAGGCATCCACGTGACGTCGTACATGACGCTCGCCTACGGCAAGGTGCTGGGCGACCCGGTGATCGGCGCGATCGCGCAGCGGCACCAGGCCACGCCGGCGCAGGTGGTGCTGGCGTGGGCGCTGCAGCTGGGCTACTCGGTGATTCCCTCGTCGACCAAACGCGAGAACCTGGCCAGCAACCTGCTCGCGCAGACCCTGCGCCTCAGCGCAGACGACATGGCGCAGATCGCCGCGCTGGAGCGCAACGGCCGCGAGGTCAGCCCGGACGGCCTGGCGCCGCAATGGGACTGA